A single Chryseobacterium sp. DNA region contains:
- a CDS encoding thioredoxin fold domain-containing protein — protein MKKIISGISIFCTVIISAQEAIQFQDIPFKDIIAKAKKEKKLVFIDAYASWCGPCKLMEKNVFTQKTVGDYFNTSFVNARFDMEKGEGREIAAKYGVRSYPTYLFLNGEGELVSQNTGYMDAGLFVTMAQDINSPGNKKGSLKERFASGDKDPEFLINIMKLNSSSDYDFAKKASERYFDTKKKTEKLSKEEIGLLLYFVKSTEDHNYNVFTARKDEIIQFLPEETYREFDAQLKLAKIVEQSIDEKNRRINDEQFMKAAEPLVGKEAAITKLNQTKLSYYEQNANFPEFEKAALEYYKNSDSFEPNELLRAAWVFSDHIKTPASLKKATEWAEKSVMRGETSENTYILAKLYFVTGNKDMAKNYAEMSRNIATQTHKDSKLAEELLSQIK, from the coding sequence ATGAAGAAGATCATCTCCGGGATATCTATTTTTTGTACCGTCATTATCTCAGCCCAGGAAGCTATACAGTTTCAGGATATACCATTCAAAGACATTATTGCAAAAGCTAAAAAAGAAAAGAAATTGGTGTTTATTGATGCCTATGCTTCATGGTGCGGCCCATGCAAACTGATGGAGAAAAATGTATTTACTCAAAAAACCGTTGGTGATTATTTCAATACCAGCTTCGTTAATGCAAGATTTGATATGGAAAAAGGAGAAGGAAGAGAAATTGCGGCCAAGTATGGTGTGCGTTCCTATCCTACCTATCTTTTTTTAAATGGTGAGGGAGAACTTGTTTCGCAAAATACAGGTTATATGGATGCAGGTCTCTTTGTAACCATGGCTCAGGATATCAATTCTCCGGGTAATAAAAAAGGATCTCTGAAAGAACGCTTTGCCAGCGGAGACAAAGACCCCGAATTCCTGATCAACATCATGAAACTGAACTCCAGCAGTGATTATGATTTTGCAAAAAAAGCGTCTGAAAGATACTTTGATACTAAGAAAAAGACGGAAAAACTTTCAAAAGAGGAAATAGGTCTGCTGCTATACTTTGTTAAATCAACAGAGGACCATAATTACAATGTCTTCACAGCCAGAAAAGATGAAATCATCCAGTTTCTGCCGGAAGAAACATACAGGGAATTTGATGCACAGCTGAAACTGGCCAAAATCGTAGAGCAGTCCATTGATGAAAAGAATAGAAGAATCAATGATGAGCAATTCATGAAAGCAGCTGAACCTCTGGTTGGAAAAGAGGCCGCAATCACAAAACTCAATCAGACCAAACTGAGCTATTATGAGCAAAATGCTAATTTCCCGGAATTTGAAAAGGCGGCATTGGAATATTATAAAAATTCAGATTCATTTGAACCCAATGAGCTCTTAAGAGCAGCATGGGTGTTCAGTGATCATATCAAAACACCGGCTTCATTAAAGAAAGCAACTGAATGGGCAGAAAAGTCCGTCATGAGAGGTGAAACATCAGAGAACACCTATATTCTTGCCAAACTCTACTTTGTAACAGGAAATAAAGATATGGCAAAAAACTATGCAGAAATGTCTAGGAATATAGCAACTCAGACCCATAAAGATTCAAAACTGGCTGAAGAATTATTAAGCCAAATAAAATAA
- a CDS encoding DUF1343 domain-containing protein has product MNLDFKIKNLLLICLIFLGGINQYYSQTQDQPDFKTGADQPELYLPLLKNKTVGVVTNQTGLMKDRIHLVDFLVKNNINVKAIFAPEHGFRGEADAGAKVKNGVDVKTGIPIISLYASNKKPKPEQLKGIDIVVFDIQDVGVRFYTYISTLTYLMEAGAENNVEVMVLDRPNPHDGYTDGPVLKKKWTSFVGMHEVPVVYGLTIGEYGKMVNGEKWLKDGVQAKYTLIPMKNYHKKQRYQISDRPSPNLPNDKAINLYPSLCFFEGTQVSVGRGTDLPFQMYGSPWTEGLPYQFTPKPNFGAKDPFLNGKLCYGENLSNYPKDLRELNLEWVIKAYQSYKNPQQDFFLKNLWFDTLSGTDELRKQIMAGRSIPEIRASWKEGLNNFEKIRTRYIVYED; this is encoded by the coding sequence ATGAATTTAGATTTCAAAATTAAAAATTTACTTCTTATTTGCCTAATTTTTTTAGGAGGAATCAATCAATATTATTCTCAAACTCAAGATCAACCGGATTTCAAGACCGGGGCAGACCAGCCTGAATTGTATTTACCATTGTTGAAAAATAAGACGGTGGGCGTAGTGACTAATCAGACGGGATTGATGAAGGACAGAATTCACCTGGTAGACTTTTTAGTAAAGAATAATATCAACGTTAAAGCTATTTTTGCTCCGGAACATGGGTTCAGAGGTGAGGCAGATGCCGGCGCCAAAGTGAAAAACGGGGTAGATGTTAAAACCGGAATTCCTATTATTTCTTTATATGCCAGTAATAAAAAACCAAAGCCTGAACAGCTAAAGGGAATTGATATTGTCGTTTTTGATATTCAGGATGTGGGCGTGAGATTCTATACTTATATTTCTACTTTAACTTATCTGATGGAGGCTGGCGCTGAAAATAATGTTGAGGTAATGGTACTGGACCGTCCTAATCCGCATGACGGTTATACAGACGGGCCCGTTTTGAAAAAGAAATGGACCAGTTTTGTCGGGATGCATGAAGTTCCGGTAGTATATGGGCTGACCATAGGAGAATACGGAAAAATGGTGAATGGCGAAAAGTGGCTTAAAGATGGTGTGCAGGCTAAATATACCCTGATTCCGATGAAAAATTATCATAAAAAACAACGGTATCAGATATCGGACAGACCTTCACCGAATTTGCCGAATGATAAAGCGATCAACCTATATCCAAGTTTATGTTTTTTTGAAGGAACCCAGGTTTCTGTAGGAAGAGGTACGGATCTGCCTTTCCAGATGTATGGTTCTCCATGGACAGAAGGATTGCCTTACCAGTTTACTCCAAAACCTAATTTTGGGGCTAAAGATCCTTTCCTGAACGGTAAATTATGTTACGGTGAGAATCTTTCGAATTATCCGAAAGATTTAAGAGAGCTGAACCTTGAATGGGTGATCAAAGCATACCAAAGTTATAAAAATCCCCAGCAGGATTTCTTTTTGAAAAACTTATGGTTTGATACACTGTCCGGAACTGATGAACTGCGAAAACAAATCATGGCAGGGCGATCAATTCCGGAGATTAGGGCATCATGGAAAGAAGGGTTGAATAATTTTGAAAAAATCAGAACCCGGTATATTGTGTACGAAGATTAA
- a CDS encoding DUF3575 domain-containing protein, whose amino-acid sequence MKYKLLTGVLAFLSVGTLSAQEQEQGQDKSLYIKGNALFAPIGILNVGAEKQLSSKYTLQGDVFISPWKSFAGHELQYYSASVEGRYYFQEAFKHWYIGANLGFAAYNVQKWNYWNDTIHVNDNGETFVNSNLHQKGYSILLGVTAGYQFQLSERWNLDIYGTVGTSQSFYKGYDRTTGKRYDQATGLNKSGEIIPYRGGIMISYKLK is encoded by the coding sequence ATGAAATATAAATTATTGACAGGTGTTTTAGCGTTCTTATCTGTAGGAACTCTAAGCGCCCAGGAGCAGGAGCAGGGACAGGATAAAAGTTTATACATAAAGGGAAATGCGCTGTTTGCTCCAATCGGTATCTTAAATGTAGGGGCAGAAAAGCAGTTAAGTTCTAAGTATACCCTCCAGGGAGATGTTTTTATTTCCCCCTGGAAGTCGTTCGCAGGACATGAGCTTCAGTATTATTCTGCTTCCGTTGAAGGGAGATATTATTTTCAGGAAGCCTTCAAACACTGGTATATAGGCGCTAACCTTGGCTTTGCAGCGTACAACGTCCAGAAATGGAACTATTGGAATGACACAATACATGTGAATGATAATGGAGAAACTTTTGTCAACTCCAATCTTCACCAGAAAGGATACTCTATTTTGCTAGGCGTCACAGCAGGGTATCAGTTTCAGTTATCTGAACGATGGAATCTTGACATTTACGGTACTGTCGGAACATCCCAAAGCTTTTATAAAGGTTATGACCGCACTACAGGTAAGCGCTATGACCAGGCAACCGGCCTTAATAAAAGTGGAGAAATTATCCCATACAGAGGCGGTATCATGATCTCTTACAAATTAAAATAA
- a CDS encoding LytTR family DNA-binding domain-containing protein, whose product MKIAIIEDELLAVNYLKNLLDKQSIVPVTETVILRSKKQAIDFFQKDSADLIFMDIHLGDGMSLEIFEQVELFTPIIFITAFDEYALKVFRHFTIDYLLKPFEEEELHQALQKFISIRNNFDPEPVLKSISTLQQQAGDSELMKRFMVREGNKLKSVDEHNTAYFFASGKYLFLTTMDHQTYIYDDTIKDIIQKLNPQVFFKVNRKFIINRAAITEIIKHSSQKVELKLSPEPEVNTEVFISKRQIAECLHWLNR is encoded by the coding sequence ATGAAAATTGCCATTATAGAAGATGAACTGCTGGCTGTTAATTATCTGAAAAATCTGTTAGATAAACAAAGCATAGTCCCTGTTACAGAGACGGTTATTCTTCGTTCTAAAAAACAGGCAATTGATTTCTTTCAAAAAGATTCAGCGGATCTGATCTTCATGGATATCCATCTTGGTGACGGGATGAGCCTTGAAATCTTTGAACAGGTGGAACTTTTTACCCCTATTATTTTCATTACCGCCTTTGACGAATATGCATTAAAGGTTTTCAGGCATTTTACCATAGACTATCTTTTGAAACCTTTTGAAGAGGAAGAACTTCATCAGGCATTGCAGAAATTTATTTCGATACGGAATAATTTTGATCCTGAACCTGTCCTGAAGTCTATTTCTACCTTACAGCAGCAGGCAGGTGATTCCGAACTTATGAAACGCTTTATGGTACGGGAAGGGAATAAGCTCAAGTCTGTAGATGAGCATAACACCGCTTATTTCTTTGCCTCCGGAAAATATCTTTTCCTCACCACTATGGATCATCAGACCTATATTTATGATGATACCATTAAAGATATTATTCAAAAGCTTAATCCGCAGGTTTTCTTTAAAGTGAACCGTAAATTTATCATTAACAGAGCGGCAATTACTGAAATAATCAAGCATTCAAGCCAGAAGGTAGAGCTCAAGCTTTCTCCTGAACCGGAGGTGAATACGGAGGTTTTTATCAGCAAACGGCAAATTGCAGAGTGCCTTCATTGGCTGAACAGGTAG
- a CDS encoding RagB/SusD family nutrient uptake outer membrane protein, producing MRKITAFIAIAAISFISVGCDRFLDIQPEGKIIPTTAEDYRKVLTSAYSKYPVHKSLTALRTDEVSIDENGMDFISYREIAMWKDSNNDPASTEFPWVSFYSVNFYLNQIINEGSKTMQDSPEMRQILAEAYALRAYLYFDMANLYGKPYNSATASTDRGVPINLEIDLEKVLKPSSVQEVYNQVHADIKKAEELMVEEKQPAGINYRFSKTALRAFQARTALYEGDWNQALYYAEQVLAVKGDLSNLNTVNTPPNHYASPESIMALDNTWDNSIKNLSFASPELISAYNATDKRFGIYFEKNGNKYKVIKGGSSDFRVSFRTAELYFIKSEALLKLNKLNEAKETLLKVLKNRYTPDGYTSVQNAVSPMDASAFMTFILDERYREFALEGQRWSDLRRANQKKITHTINGKEYILQQNDVRYTIEYPMSAKKNNPNL from the coding sequence ATGAGAAAAATTACAGCATTTATAGCAATTGCAGCCATCAGCTTTATCAGTGTAGGATGTGACAGGTTTTTAGATATCCAGCCTGAAGGGAAAATTATCCCTACCACTGCTGAGGATTACAGAAAAGTATTAACGTCTGCCTATTCAAAATATCCGGTTCACAAATCTTTAACAGCACTTCGTACCGATGAGGTCAGCATCGATGAAAACGGAATGGACTTTATTTCCTACCGTGAAATTGCCATGTGGAAGGATTCAAATAATGATCCGGCATCCACGGAGTTTCCATGGGTAAGCTTTTATTCCGTGAACTTTTATCTGAACCAGATCATCAACGAAGGAAGTAAGACCATGCAGGATTCCCCTGAAATGAGACAGATCCTCGCGGAGGCCTATGCACTTCGTGCTTATCTATATTTTGATATGGCCAATTTGTATGGAAAGCCATACAACAGTGCGACAGCCTCTACGGACAGAGGGGTACCGATCAACCTTGAAATTGATCTTGAAAAGGTATTGAAACCGTCTTCTGTACAGGAAGTCTACAACCAGGTTCATGCAGATATTAAAAAAGCTGAAGAGCTTATGGTGGAAGAGAAGCAGCCGGCCGGTATCAACTACAGATTCTCTAAAACAGCGTTAAGAGCTTTCCAGGCCAGAACGGCTCTTTATGAAGGAGACTGGAACCAGGCTTTATACTACGCAGAGCAGGTATTGGCGGTAAAAGGAGATCTGAGTAATTTAAATACGGTAAATACACCACCCAACCATTATGCTTCACCAGAATCCATCATGGCTTTGGATAATACATGGGACAACTCTATAAAGAACTTGTCTTTTGCGTCCCCGGAACTGATTTCAGCATATAATGCTACGGATAAAAGATTTGGAATTTATTTTGAAAAGAACGGTAACAAATATAAGGTCATCAAAGGAGGAAGCTCAGATTTCAGAGTGTCTTTCAGAACTGCCGAACTGTACTTTATAAAGTCTGAAGCATTATTAAAACTGAATAAGCTTAATGAAGCTAAAGAAACACTTCTTAAAGTCTTAAAAAACAGATACACTCCTGACGGTTATACTTCAGTACAAAATGCAGTATCTCCAATGGATGCATCAGCATTCATGACTTTCATCCTGGATGAGAGATACAGGGAGTTTGCCCTGGAAGGACAGCGCTGGTCTGATTTAAGAAGAGCCAACCAGAAAAAAATCACCCATACCATCAATGGGAAGGAATATATTCTTCAGCAAAATGATGTGAGATATACGATAGAATATCCAATGAGTGCGAAGAAGAATAATCCTAATTTATAA
- a CDS encoding FtsX-like permease family protein produces MKFPLYFSRKIAFSKDNKNNLSRVIIFIGRLSVALGIIVSLITVATGFGSKKAIKERLADFSGHITVRSTRSNSSYITSVLDNQGLHIPKIKELPDVESIQKYATVTGIMRNEHNFAGIIFKGIGKDFDSLRFKKFLVAGTTPKVTEVGFNNDVAISQKIANDLHLKINDSIVTVFLKSDQKPIYRKFRVLGIYRTDIKMIDEQFVIGGINHVRKIQDMKPDEIGGLDIFLKDVNDIDKDFPDIEKLIGYKNYAEKATEKFPQITDWISIFDTNIALIIIIMLIVVVINIIMVLLILIIERTNSIGLLKTLGASNSQIRATFINYTLIIMIPGLLYGNAIGLGLILIQKFFGIIKLNPENYYVSTVPVDLNPIAIISISLGILLISGFALIIPSYLISKISPVKAIKYN; encoded by the coding sequence TTGAAATTTCCTTTATATTTCTCTAGAAAAATAGCATTTTCCAAAGATAACAAAAATAACCTTTCAAGAGTTATCATCTTCATTGGCAGGCTTTCCGTTGCGCTAGGAATTATTGTTTCCCTGATTACCGTTGCCACTGGTTTTGGTTCTAAAAAGGCTATTAAAGAAAGACTGGCAGATTTCAGCGGTCATATTACGGTAAGATCTACACGGTCCAATTCTTCTTATATTACTTCGGTACTTGACAATCAGGGATTACATATTCCGAAGATCAAAGAACTTCCCGATGTGGAAAGCATTCAAAAATATGCAACCGTTACCGGTATCATGCGGAATGAGCACAATTTTGCAGGCATTATATTTAAAGGAATTGGAAAAGATTTTGACAGCCTCCGGTTTAAGAAATTCTTAGTGGCGGGTACCACTCCAAAAGTTACAGAAGTAGGATTCAATAATGATGTTGCTATTTCACAAAAAATAGCCAATGACCTGCACCTCAAGATCAATGACAGTATTGTCACGGTATTTTTAAAGTCAGATCAAAAACCAATTTACCGTAAATTCCGTGTCCTTGGAATCTATAGAACCGACATCAAAATGATTGACGAGCAATTTGTTATTGGAGGAATTAATCATGTCCGAAAGATCCAGGATATGAAGCCTGATGAAATTGGCGGTCTTGACATTTTCCTGAAAGATGTAAACGACATCGACAAGGATTTCCCGGATATTGAAAAATTGATCGGCTATAAAAACTACGCTGAAAAAGCAACAGAAAAATTTCCACAAATCACCGACTGGATCAGCATTTTTGACACGAATATTGCTTTGATCATCATTATTATGCTGATCGTAGTGGTCATTAATATCATCATGGTTCTCCTGATTCTTATCATTGAAAGAACAAATTCCATAGGCCTCCTTAAAACATTGGGAGCCAGCAATTCCCAGATCAGGGCTACCTTTATCAACTACACCCTTATCATTATGATTCCCGGGCTTTTATATGGAAATGCCATTGGATTAGGGCTTATTCTGATTCAGAAATTCTTTGGAATCATTAAACTTAACCCTGAAAATTACTATGTGAGTACAGTTCCGGTAGATCTTAATCCTATTGCCATTATTTCTATTTCATTGGGAATTTTGCTGATATCAGGATTTGCATTGATTATTCCGAGCTACCTGATCAGTAAGATTTCGCCGGTAAAAGCTATTAAGTATAATTAA
- a CDS encoding histidine kinase produces MKINFKHALSKKSIYITALSACLIAVAAFAVLSLLITEDSRKNTDDFAKKTFFRKYESIEHEFRNIEDYQYLLRALIQKDGLKNYKDYSLVLNDLNKKRNLLPYSWYYYENTASGKSESNNPLSDIFKKKEYKESSIAINNNGPGHFKDLLISKRDSMYWVSYDSLVLPDKNKLYYGSTVSLDDLHQYFINVDKSSNTYAYVFTKEGICITHPEKKYIGKNIFDFTDIKPNDTLTRKTEAGYTKGTAISEYLGVEVTRFIKPLKTDNFDGYTVVNHVNFIIDENISKIKTYTVYIFLAALFLIVTVFILFQRATNLAYQEKEKIQSEKNYLLIENEKMHKAEVINQLQQLKNNINPHFLFNSLNSLYMLIGINKENARKFTMNLSKIYRYLIVPPKENIVPVSQEINFIQQYMELLKSRFDEELSFELIINAPGSLEKRIPYLSLQIVTENAIKHNIATIDQPLAILITVEEDGIIVKNTWQPKTEPVQGEKFGIDYLNQIYGYFKNNFLNISVDGEYFICFLPLMK; encoded by the coding sequence TTGAAGATTAACTTTAAACACGCTTTATCCAAAAAATCCATTTATATTACTGCTTTGTCTGCCTGTCTGATTGCTGTGGCAGCATTTGCTGTCTTGAGCCTTTTAATTACAGAAGACAGCCGTAAAAATACTGATGATTTTGCAAAGAAAACGTTCTTTAGAAAATATGAATCGATAGAACATGAGTTCAGAAATATTGAAGATTATCAGTATCTGCTTCGTGCGCTGATCCAGAAAGACGGTCTGAAGAATTATAAAGACTATTCTTTAGTTTTAAATGATTTAAACAAAAAAAGAAATCTGCTGCCTTACAGCTGGTATTATTACGAAAATACCGCTTCAGGAAAGTCAGAGAGCAATAATCCGTTATCCGATATTTTCAAAAAGAAAGAGTATAAAGAATCCTCTATTGCTATAAATAATAATGGCCCCGGACATTTTAAAGATCTTTTGATAAGCAAAAGAGACAGTATGTATTGGGTAAGCTATGATTCTCTGGTACTGCCAGACAAAAACAAACTGTATTATGGCTCTACAGTAAGTCTGGATGATCTTCATCAGTATTTTATCAATGTAGACAAAAGTTCTAATACTTATGCGTATGTTTTTACCAAAGAAGGAATTTGCATCACCCATCCTGAGAAGAAATACATCGGGAAGAATATTTTTGACTTTACGGATATTAAACCAAATGACACTTTAACCAGGAAAACTGAAGCCGGATATACCAAAGGAACCGCGATCTCAGAATACCTTGGAGTGGAGGTGACACGATTTATAAAACCATTAAAAACAGATAATTTTGACGGATACACAGTCGTGAATCATGTTAATTTTATTATCGATGAAAATATCAGCAAGATAAAAACCTATACCGTCTATATTTTTCTTGCCGCCTTATTCCTTATTGTAACGGTCTTTATTTTATTCCAGAGGGCAACCAATCTAGCCTATCAGGAAAAAGAAAAAATACAGTCTGAGAAGAACTATCTTCTTATTGAGAACGAAAAAATGCATAAAGCGGAAGTCATTAACCAGCTGCAACAGCTGAAAAATAATATCAATCCGCATTTTCTTTTCAATTCGCTCAATTCTCTTTATATGCTGATCGGTATCAATAAAGAGAATGCCCGGAAATTTACCATGAATCTTTCAAAGATTTACAGGTATCTTATTGTGCCTCCTAAAGAAAATATTGTTCCCGTTTCTCAGGAAATTAATTTTATACAGCAGTATATGGAGCTTCTGAAAAGCAGGTTTGATGAAGAGTTGAGTTTTGAGCTGATTATTAATGCTCCCGGAAGTTTGGAAAAACGGATTCCTTATTTGTCCCTCCAGATCGTAACTGAAAATGCGATAAAGCACAATATAGCAACCATAGATCAGCCTTTAGCGATTCTCATTACCGTAGAAGAGGACGGAATCATTGTAAAGAATACCTGGCAGCCCAAAACGGAGCCTGTCCAGGGAGAGAAATTCGGGATTGATTATTTGAATCAAATTTATGGATATTTTAAGAATAATTTTCTTAATATTTCTGTAGATGGTGAATATTTCATATGTTTTTTGCCATTAATGAAGTGA
- a CDS encoding zinc-dependent metalloprotease, with amino-acid sequence MKNYRLALYLGLAMASPAVLAQKKDTVKTAKEKTDKTDVSSKKTKKIEDLIKKGTYKKGLFNTIQVKTDIYFEIPDSLMGRQFLVVNKLSQVPMQVNEAGLNKGMNYENKIISFHRDTVAKKVWVKTSVAKVSSPQNDAITKSVKDNFSESVIEVFDIEAQNNDSTAVAIKVNKVFDGNQKSFNDVLANVGLGGSVKSSLSYIEGVKTFPRNLVVKSQLSTSVNEGGVDLPVTLGVTTNLVLLSRTPMKPRIADPRVGFFTEKHWSFNDRQQKMDEKFFITKWNLEPKDEDKERYLKGELVEPKKPIVYYIDPATPKQWREKIIAGVHDWQVAFEQAGFKNAVVARMPDEKDEDFDIDDVRYSVITYAASPKSNAMGPSVVDPRSGEIIEADIIWWHNVMTSLHDWMRIQTGPIDPKARGNKFSDELMGEAIRFVSSHEVGHTFGLKHNMGASFAFPVESLRSKEFTDKMGGTAPSIMDYARYNYVAQPEDGVTAITPKIGIYDKYAIDWGYRWYPDEFSEKKALRSLIEKHEDDPLYFYGEQQSYLETIDPRSQSEDLGDDAMKASEYGMKNLKIVVDNLLKWTYEDGKDYTDAGKLYLGAIGQWDLYTGHVMANVGGIYLNNTVFGNKKKAYEAVPADIQKRAVDYLVKNAVNLPEWLFFNPITEKTYPVKNSPVGPFEQTPYTLARGMQYANIYSLFMDDRLLRLLENELKHEVSGSKEEIYTVENLFDQVRSAIFNKKGSLTILEKMTQKNYVDALIVSVNKLFEKTAVKGLKVDNTLNMPLICNFHEEDSNLRNINYSSMKRVSEVTTYKRAELQKVLDLLNRTRYKGDDASRAHYTDLIIRIEEALNK; translated from the coding sequence ATGAAGAATTACAGGCTGGCACTGTATTTAGGACTTGCTATGGCTTCGCCGGCAGTTCTGGCTCAGAAAAAAGATACTGTAAAAACGGCTAAAGAGAAAACTGATAAAACAGATGTTTCGTCGAAGAAAACAAAAAAAATTGAAGATCTGATCAAAAAAGGGACTTATAAAAAAGGGCTTTTTAATACGATCCAGGTAAAAACGGATATTTATTTTGAAATTCCCGACAGTTTAATGGGGCGTCAGTTTTTGGTGGTTAATAAACTTTCTCAGGTACCGATGCAGGTGAATGAGGCAGGGTTGAATAAAGGAATGAATTATGAGAATAAGATCATTTCTTTTCACCGGGATACCGTTGCTAAAAAAGTATGGGTTAAAACTTCGGTGGCGAAAGTGTCTTCCCCTCAAAATGATGCCATTACAAAATCTGTAAAAGATAACTTTTCAGAATCTGTTATCGAAGTTTTTGATATTGAGGCTCAAAATAATGATTCTACCGCTGTAGCAATTAAAGTGAACAAAGTTTTTGATGGAAATCAGAAAAGTTTTAATGATGTTTTGGCGAATGTAGGTCTGGGAGGATCTGTTAAATCAAGTCTTTCTTATATTGAAGGCGTAAAGACATTTCCTCGGAACCTTGTTGTGAAATCTCAATTGTCTACGTCTGTGAACGAAGGAGGAGTTGATCTGCCTGTAACCCTTGGGGTGACAACAAATCTTGTATTGCTTTCCAGGACGCCAATGAAGCCGAGAATAGCCGATCCTAGAGTAGGATTTTTCACTGAAAAGCACTGGTCTTTTAACGACCGTCAGCAGAAAATGGATGAAAAATTCTTCATTACCAAATGGAATTTAGAGCCTAAAGACGAAGATAAAGAAAGGTATTTGAAAGGAGAACTTGTAGAGCCTAAAAAACCGATTGTTTATTATATTGATCCTGCAACACCAAAGCAATGGCGTGAAAAAATTATCGCAGGTGTTCATGACTGGCAGGTCGCTTTCGAACAAGCTGGTTTTAAAAATGCTGTAGTGGCCAGAATGCCGGATGAAAAGGATGAAGATTTTGATATTGACGATGTACGATACTCGGTGATTACCTATGCGGCTTCCCCTAAGTCCAATGCAATGGGACCTTCTGTAGTGGATCCGAGAAGTGGTGAGATTATAGAAGCTGACATCATCTGGTGGCATAATGTAATGACTTCCCTTCATGACTGGATGAGAATTCAGACGGGGCCTATCGACCCGAAAGCCAGAGGAAATAAGTTCAGTGATGAGCTTATGGGAGAAGCCATTAGATTCGTTTCATCCCATGAGGTGGGACATACTTTTGGGCTGAAGCACAATATGGGAGCTTCATTTGCATTCCCGGTAGAATCCCTTCGTTCCAAGGAATTTACTGATAAAATGGGTGGGACGGCACCCTCTATTATGGATTATGCACGCTATAATTATGTAGCTCAGCCTGAAGATGGAGTTACTGCCATCACTCCAAAAATCGGGATTTATGATAAATATGCGATTGACTGGGGGTATCGTTGGTATCCTGACGAATTCTCTGAGAAAAAAGCATTGAGAAGTTTAATAGAAAAACACGAGGATGATCCTCTGTATTTTTATGGTGAACAACAAAGTTATTTAGAAACAATTGACCCGCGTTCGCAATCTGAAGATTTAGGTGATGATGCGATGAAGGCCAGTGAGTATGGGATGAAAAACCTGAAAATTGTTGTAGATAATCTTTTAAAATGGACGTATGAAGATGGTAAAGATTATACGGATGCGGGGAAATTGTATTTGGGAGCCATAGGGCAGTGGGATTTATATACGGGCCATGTGATGGCGAATGTAGGAGGAATTTATCTGAACAATACGGTTTTTGGAAATAAGAAAAAAGCGTACGAAGCAGTACCTGCCGATATTCAAAAAAGAGCTGTTGATTACCTTGTTAAAAATGCCGTCAACCTTCCGGAGTGGTTATTTTTTAATCCGATCACAGAGAAAACTTATCCTGTTAAGAATTCACCGGTGGGACCGTTCGAACAGACTCCCTATACTTTAGCGAGAGGAATGCAGTATGCCAATATATATTCCCTGTTTATGGATGACAGACTGCTAAGGCTGCTTGAAAATGAGTTAAAACATGAGGTTTCAGGTTCGAAAGAAGAAATCTATACAGTTGAGAATTTATTTGATCAGGTAAGAAGTGCTATTTTCAATAAAAAGGGCAGTCTGACTATTCTTGAAAAGATGACGCAGAAAAACTATGTGGATGCCCTGATCGTTTCTGTCAATAAATTATTTGAAAAAACTGCAGTGAAGGGATTGAAGGTAGACAATACTCTGAACATGCCGCTGATCTGTAATTTCCATGAAGAAGACAGCAATCTTAGAAACATTAATTATTCATCGATGAAAAGAGTATCTGAAGTGACTACTTATAAAAGAGCGGAGCTTCAGAAGGTACTGGACCTACTGAACAGAACCAGATATAAAGGAGATGATGCCTCAAGGGCTCATTATACAGACTTAATTATCCGTATTGAAGAGGCTTTAAACAAATAA